TTTTCGCTAACGAAGAGGATGAAGGCTTACTCCTTTTATTAAGATTAGCGAATAGGACTCCTCCCCAAATAGAACCCAAGGAGAGGATGTATTCAAAAAATGATGTAATCTATTGCACAGGTGGGAGCAGAGCAGCGACCCTCAACAACAGGGCAGCGAAACTAATGGGAGAAGGTAATTACCAAAGCGCAGCAAAGGAGCTAAGCGAGGGCCTAACCCACGCACCCCTCTTCTATCCCTACAGGTACAATATTGGCATTTGTCATATCCACCTCACAGACTATAAAATGGCCCTATTAAACCTGAGAAAGGCCATGGAGATATTCCCTGAATACTCAAAGACCTATATTCAAATAGGATATATCTACCAGAGGTCAAATAAGGACGATATTGCGATTGAGTATTATAGAAAAGCGCTGGCCAGGAACAATAAAGAGTTGAGAGTCTTTTCATTGATCGGGGACATATATTTCGATAGGAATCAGCTCGAGATGGCAAAAAAGTATTATGAGGCATCCCTGAATCTGAAACCCAGAAACGGGAGAGGCCTCCTCGGTATGGCTAAGCTGCATTATAAGAGAAAGGAATATTATAAATCTATAGTCCAGATTAAATCAATTGCTCCTGGCTCAGAGTATGATATATCCCTGCACTATTATTATGCTGAGTGCGCCTATAAGCTTCAGGACTACCAAACTGCCTATGACGAGTACAATATCCTACTGAAGTATAAGAACGATAAATTCTTTTTAACCAACTCCGTGGGTCTTATTAAGCATAAACTGGATCTATGCAGAAGATTCATCGAAAGATAGAGGGATAACAATTGAATAGGCATATGAGGAAAGAGAGATTATTCTATAGATGAATACTAATCTGAGAGTATAGGTTTTCATCAGTTTTTTTAGTCCCCTCAATAGCATTTTTGT
The Spirochaetota bacterium DNA segment above includes these coding regions:
- a CDS encoding tetratricopeptide repeat protein, coding for MYSKNDVIYCTGGSRAATLNNRAAKLMGEGNYQSAAKELSEGLTHAPLFYPYRYNIGICHIHLTDYKMALLNLRKAMEIFPEYSKTYIQIGYIYQRSNKDDIAIEYYRKALARNNKELRVFSLIGDIYFDRNQLEMAKKYYEASLNLKPRNGRGLLGMAKLHYKRKEYYKSIVQIKSIAPGSEYDISLHYYYAECAYKLQDYQTAYDEYNILLKYKNDKFFLTNSVGLIKHKLDLCRRFIER